From the Ilumatobacteraceae bacterium genome, the window GGTGAACTCCCAGGCGTCGCCCACATGGAACCAGAGATAGAAGCCGCCCTCGGGCAAGGGGATCTCGATGCCGCTCCACCTGCTGAGCACCGTCGCCATCCGTTCGAGACGGGCGAGGTAGCGGCCGCGCTGCACCTCGACGTGCTGGTCGTCGTCGAGCGCCACCACACCCGCGGCCTGCGCCGGCCCCGGCACCATCATCCCGACGTGCTTCCGGACCTCTTGGAGGTAGTGGACGAGCTCGGCGTCGCCGGCATAGAAGCCGACGCGCGTGCCCGCGAGGTTCGAGCGCTTCGACAGCGAATGCACGGCGACCACACCCTCGGTGCCGTGTTCGAGGATCGTGCGCCCCCGCCCCGTCCAGGTGAACTCCACGTAGCACTCGTCGGAGAAGACGGGGACCCCGTGCGAGCGTCCCCAACCGGCGGCGGCCTCGAGGTCGTCGAGCACGCCGTTGGGATTCCCGGGGCTGTTCACCCACAACGCGAGCGCACGTGCGGCATCGGCGGGATCGATCGAATCGAGTTGCAGACCACCGGTCGGCGACATCGCGACGGGCACCGCCCGACATCCGGCCAAGGTGGCACCCATCTCATAGGTCGGGTACGAAATGGCCGGGTACAGGATCGTGTCGAGATCGGGACGCCGTAACCGCAACCACTGCGGCAAGGTGCCGACGAACTCCTTCGTACCGATGCACGCGCCGATCTGGATCGGCGGCACGTCGAGCCCGAACCGGCGACCCATCCAGCGGTGAACCGCATCGCGCAGATCGGCGGTGCCGATGCTCGGCGGATAGCCGCGCTCGAGGCCCGAGTCCGCGAGGCGGGCGATCACCGCACCCGGTGGCGGGTCGAAGGGGGTCCCGATCGAGAAATCCACGAGACCGCCCTCGAAGCCCGCACCGAGCGGCTTGAAGCGATCGATGCGCTCGTAGGGATACGGAGGGGGGACGAAACCGGTCTGGTCCATGCGCCCCGGATGCTACCGAGGTGCGGTCACCCGGGCGCGACGACGAAGTCGGAGAGCCGCCCGGCGGACGCGTCGGACAACCTCGCCCTGACCCGGAATCCGTCCGCGTCCTCGGTCGTGGAGACCACTTCGCCCTCTCGATGGACCGACGCCAACACGTCGCCACGCTCGTACGGGATGAGCAGGTCGAGCACGGTCGTCAAGGCCCGGAGGCGATCGGCCAGTGTTCGCAGGAACAGTTCGATGCCCTGACCGGTGACGGCGCTGACCCCGACCGAGCCCACGTGTTCGTCCTCGAGGTCGCGAGCGGCGTCGGGCGCCAGGTCGACCTTGTTGAACACGAGCAGTTCGGGCACCTCGGCGGCGTCGATCTCGGACAGCACCTCGCGCACGGCGGCGATCTGGCCGTCGGGGTCGGGCGCGCTCGCATCGACCACGTGGACGAGATAGTCGGCGAGTGCGGCGACTTCGAGCGTGCCCTTGAACGCCTCGACCAACCCGTGCGGCAGGCTGCGCACGAAGCCGACCGTGTCGGACAACAGGACCGGCTCACCACCGGGCAGCGCGAGACGACGGGTGGTCGGGTCGAGGGTGGCGAACAGCCGGTTCTCGGTCAGGACGCCGGCATCGGTCAGCTTGTTCAGCAGCGTCGACTTCCCGGCGTTCGTGTACCCGACGATCGCCACGCTCGCCAGGCCGCTGGCCCGACGTGATTTTCGCTGGAGATCACGGGTGGCGGCGAGCGATTGCAGATCCGCCTCGAGTTTGGTGATGCGTCGCATGATGCGACGACGATCGACCTCGGTCTTGGTCTCGCCGCCGCCGAAGCGTGCACCGACGCCACCTCGCTGCTGGGAGAGGTTGGCCGACTTGCCTCGGCGGAGGCGGGGCAGCCGGTAGCGCAGCAG encodes:
- the hflX gene encoding GTPase HflX; protein product: MNTPYQEALGATLIDRSIREKIVIVGVQLPGSTEEMVDASLDELELLVDTAGADVVERLVQRRDAPDHTWYIGKGKVDELKEICLAVDADTVVFDNELAPAQQFNLEKVLGRTAIDRTAVILDIFGQNAHTLEGKAQVELALLRYRLPRLRRGKSANLSQQRGGVGARFGGGETKTEVDRRRIMRRITKLEADLQSLAATRDLQRKSRRASGLASVAIVGYTNAGKSTLLNKLTDAGVLTENRLFATLDPTTRRLALPGGEPVLLSDTVGFVRSLPHGLVEAFKGTLEVAALADYLVHVVDASAPDPDGQIAAVREVLSEIDAAEVPELLVFNKVDLAPDAARDLEDEHVGSVGVSAVTGQGIELFLRTLADRLRALTTVLDLLIPYERGDVLASVHREGEVVSTTEDADGFRVRARLSDASAGRLSDFVVAPG
- a CDS encoding aminotransferase class I/II-fold pyridoxal phosphate-dependent enzyme; translated protein: MDQTGFVPPPYPYERIDRFKPLGAGFEGGLVDFSIGTPFDPPPGAVIARLADSGLERGYPPSIGTADLRDAVHRWMGRRFGLDVPPIQIGACIGTKEFVGTLPQWLRLRRPDLDTILYPAISYPTYEMGATLAGCRAVPVAMSPTGGLQLDSIDPADAARALALWVNSPGNPNGVLDDLEAAAGWGRSHGVPVFSDECYVEFTWTGRGRTILEHGTEGVVAVHSLSKRSNLAGTRVGFYAGDAELVHYLQEVRKHVGMMVPGPAQAAGVVALDDDQHVEVQRGRYLARLERMATVLSRWSGIEIPLPEGGFYLWFHVGDAWEFTERLATEGGALVSPGDFYGEAGAEYVRVAVVQPDTQIDLVAGRLGVGTTSPRPHE